Genomic window (Staphylococcus debuckii):
GTGATAGAAAGCATCAATCGTCCATGAACTATCATCAAAACACATACGCTCTAAATCATAAACTTGCGGCACATCTTCCAAAGACATCAAACGAATATTTAATTGGTCTAGGACTTCTGATTGTTCAGCCAATTGCGTTCTGCCTCTGATAGTTTTAAATAATCCGGATGGAATGTGTGAATATTTTCAGGCTCATGAATCAAAGCTTTCATCTTAGAAGCTTGAGGAAGCGTTTCAACCAGTTTGCCCTCAAGCAAAGGTTTTATTTTTTCCAAATCATTTCCTGCAAAAATATAGTCTTTCTTACTTTCAATTAAGTAACTATTTAAATCTGCAATAGTCATATATTGATCTTCCAGCACCGTTTCTAATTGCCCGTTCCGATAGTAATAAACGCCTGTATAGACCGCTTCACGTCTCGCATCTATCACTGGCACAATCCACAATCCTGCTTGCAGATCCGGCAACGTGGCCGCCAGTGCTTCCAATGAAGAAACGCCATATAACTTCGTTTGTAAAGCATAAGCCAAAGTCTTAGCCGTTGTCACCCCGATGCGCAATCCCGTATAAGAGCCGGGTCCTTTAGCTGCAACAATAGCATCTAATTCTCGTTTGTCGATTCCTGCCTCCTGCAAAATACTTTGTATGGCAGGCATCAACTGAATAGAATGATTGCGTTTTAAATTCGTTGTATGTTCAACAAGAACATTATCATCTTGCATTACAGCAAGCGACATCGGTTTATTCGATGTATCCAGCAGCAAGTAATTCACGTTCCACTTCCTCCTTCATCTTGTCATATCGTTTACCGTTCGCCTCTATTGAAATTGCACGCGACGTAGCATCCAGTGCTTCAATATTAATACGTAAGAAATCTTCAGGCAGAAAGTCAGTAATAAATTCACTCCACTCAACCACCGTCAATGCACGATCATTAAAGTATTCATCAAATCCAAGATCCTCTTCAGCATCTTCCAAACGATAACAATCCATATGATGAAATTTCATATTCGTTCCTTTATAAGATTTTATAATATTGAATGTCGGAGAATTGATAGTACGCTTCACACCCAAATGCTTACCGATAAATTGACTTAAAGTCGTCTTACCAGCACCTAGATTGCCCTCTAATAAAATTAAATCCCCTGGTTCAACAAACGCCACCAAGATTCCAGCAAAACGATTCATTTGATCAATAGTGTTGATTTTAATCATCTTAAATCTCCTATAAATCTGTGTGATACAGAAAATTTTTATCCTCTATATTGTAACACGTCAGGCAACACCCTCTGAATAATTTAAACCATTTTCACTTCGTAAAAGAAACCTTTTGAAGAGTTGGCTGAAATCTGAAAGTTAACCTAATTTTGAAAAAATTCTCACAAAACTATTGACATCATATCTCGCATGTAGTAAATTAAATTTATCAAATTTTTAGACAATTCAAATTAATGATATAAACCATTCGAAAGGAGCAAATTAAAATGACTAATACCACATCAGTAAATACTCGACCGACAACAACAAATATTTTAGTCATTTTAATTATTTGCTAGGACTCGAACTTTAGTAATTGTAACTACTAAATGTTTAAGTCCTATTTCCGATTGAATGGGACTTATGAACGTCCCAATTATTGTTGGGACGTTTTTTTATTTGAATCTACGGGGGGAATCTTTGTGAGAAGCGACCAAATCAAAAAAGGAGATCAACAAGCTCCAGCAAGAAGTTTACTTCATGCTACAGGACAAATTAAAGAACCAACAGATATGAATAAGCCATTCGTTGCAATTTGCAACTCTTATATCGATATCGTTCCAGGACATGTTCATCTCAGAGAATTAGCGGATATCGCTAAGGAAGCCATTAGAGAAGCGGGTGCTATCCCCTTTGAATTCAATACAATCGGCGTAGATGACGGTATCGCTATGGGACACATCGGAATGCGTTATTCATTACCATCCAGAGAAATCATTGCAGATGCAGCTGAAACTGTCATCAATGCCCACTGGTTTGACGGTGTCTTCTACATTCCGAACTGCGACAAAATCACACCGGGCATGATAATGGCAGCAGTCAGAACGAACGTCCCTGCTATCTTCTGCTCAGGCGGACCTATGAAAGCAGGCTTATCTACACAAGGTAAAGCACTCACACTTTCATCCATGTTTGAAGCGGTCGGCGCATTTAAAGGTGGTTCTATGACACAAGAAGAATTCTTGGATATGGAACAAAATGCCTGCCCGACTTGCGGATCATGCGCCGGAATGTTTACCGCTAATTCAATGAACTGTTTAATGGAAGTGCTTGGACTAGCCTTACCATATAACGGTACAGCACTAGCGGTTTCAGACCAAAGACGTGAAATGATTCGACAAGCTGCTTTCCAATTAGTAGACAATATCAAGAATGATTTGAAACCAAGAGATATCGTGACGAGAGAAGCATTAGATGATGCCTTTGCTTTAGATATGGCAATGGGTGGTTCAACGAATACAGTATTGCATACGTTAGCCATCGCAAATGAGGCCGGTGTCGATTATGATTTACAACGTATCAATGAAATTGCAAAACGTACACCTTATCTTTCTAAAATAGCACCAAGCTCATCTTACTCTATGCATGATGTACATGAAGCTGGCGGCGTACCTGCTATCATCAATGAATTAATGAAAAAAGAAGGCACATTACATCCAGATAGAATCACAGCTACAGGAAAAACCTTACGAGAGAACAATGAAGGCAAAGAAATTAAAAATGAAGACGTTATCCATCCATTAGATAATCCTTATGATAAAGAAGGCGGACTATCAATCTTATACGGTAACTTAGCACCTAAAGGCGCAGTCATTAAAGTCGGCGGAGTTGATCCTGAAATCAAAGTCTTCAAAGGCAAAGCAATTTGTTTCGATTCACATGATGAAGCAGTCGAAGCTATCGATAATCATACTGTAAAAGAAGGACATGTCGTAGTTATCCGCTACGAAGGCCCTAAAGGCGGACCAGGAATGCCAGAGATGCTCGCTCCTACTTCATCCATCGTAGGACGCGGTCTCGGCAAAGATGTTGCTTTAATCACAGACGGCCGTTTCTCAGGTGCGACTCGCGGTATTGCTGTAGGACATGTTTCACCGGAAGCTGCTTCAGGCGGTCCAATCGGATTAATTCACGATGGAGACGATATTACTATCGACTTAACAAACAGAACATTAGATGTTGAAGTTTCAGATGAAGTATTAGAACAACGCAAAGCAGAAAGAAAACCATTTAAAGCGAAAGTTAAAACAGGTTATCTTGCACGTTACACAGCACTTGTAACCAGCGCCAATACAGGCGGCGTTATGAAAGTACCTGAATATTTAATCGAGGAGTGATGCTTTATGTCTAACCCACAAATGACAGAACATACAAATGATACACAAAGCACTCAAGCAGAACGACTGAACACTGAAACCGCACCTACTAAAAGAAGCGGTTCTGAGTTATTAGTCGAAGCGTTATTGAAGGAAGGAACTGAACAAATCTTCGGTTATCCAGGCGGTGCTGTTCTTCCTTTATACGATACATTTTATGATGGCAAAATCAGACATATCTTAACAAGACATGAGCAAGGCGCAGTACACGCTGCTGAAGGTTATGCTCGTGTTTCTGGCAAACCTGGTGTTGTGGTAGTAACTAGCGGTCCTGGTTCTACCAACGTTATCACTGGAATTGCAGATGCATACAGCGATTCATTACCGCTCGTGGTGTTTACAGGCCAAGTTGCTACGCCAGGTATCGGTAAAGATGCATTCCAAGAAGCGGATTTACTTTCAATGACTACACCGATTACTAAACACAACTTCCAAGTGAAACATCCAGATGAAATTCCAAGTGTAGTCCATCAAGCTTTCCATATTGCAAATACAGGGCGTAAAGGTCCTGTAGTCATTGACTTCCCTAAAGATGTAGGTATTTTGAAATCAGAAGCTGAGGTTACAGATGAACTTGATTTACCGGGCTATCATTTACCAGATGCGCCTGAACCTTCAGATATCGATTACGTATTAGCAAAATTAAAAGATGCCAAAAAACCAGTACTATTAGTCGGTGCCGGTGTCAGACATTCTCAATCAGGGCCGCAACTTACTGAATTTGCTGAAAGGCATCAAATTCCTGTAGTAACAACTTTACATGGTTTAGGTACAATTCCTTTTGAAAACCCCCTATTCTTAGGAATGGGCGGTATGCACGGATCATATGCAGCCAACATGGCATTATCAGATTGCGATTTATTGATTAACTTGGGTAGTCGTTTCGATGACAGACTCGCAAGTAACCCAAATGAATTTGCAAAGCATGCAACCATCGTACACGTAGATATCGATCCTTCTGAAATTGATAAAATCATCAAAACAGACTTAGGCATTGTAGCTGATTGCAAACTTGTCCTCGAATCATTCTTGCAGGACAGTAATCATTATACTGACCATGAAGCTTTTGTTGACTATTGCTTGAAAAATAAAAAAGACCATCCTTTCGCTTACACAGACGAAGAAGCTGATGTTTTTAATAAACCTCAAAAGGCGATTGAATATATCGGCGAACTCACAAATGGAGAAGCCATTGTGACAACAGATGTAGGTCAACATCAAATGTGGGCAGCTCAATTCTATCCATTTAAAGATCATAACCAATTTGTGACAAGCGGCGGATTAGGTACTATGGGATTCGGTATTCCGTCAGCAATCGGCGCTAAACTAGCATCACCAGATAAAACGGTTGTTTGTTTCGTCGGTGACGGCGGTTTCCAAATGACCAATCAAGAAATGGCCATCCTTAATGAATACGAATTAGACATCAAGATTGTACTCATCAACAACGGTACACTCGGCATGGTAAAGCAATGGCAAGATAAATTCTTTAATCAACGCTTTTCACATTCCGTATTCAACGGACAACCAGATTTCCAAAAATTATCTGAGGCCTATGGCGTTAAAAGTTTCTTAATAGATGATCCGGCACAATTAGAGTCAGAACTCGATGCAGCATTCGCCTATAAAGGCCCAGCACTCATTGAAGTCAGAATTTCACCGAAAGAACCTGTATTGCCTATGGTTCCTAGTGGAAAAGCTAACCACGAAATGGAGGGTGTACTATGAGACGCACATTCAAAACACAAGTATTAGATAAATCAGGTACTTTAAATCGTTTAACCAGTACGTTTTTACGCAGACAATTCAATATTGTAACGCTGAGTGTAACGCCAAGTACACAACCCGGCATTTCAGATTTGACTTTTGTAGCCGAACTTGATGAAGTCAACCATGTTCAATCTCTTATCCGTCATTTAGAGAAACAAGTGAATGTATTAACGGTACAAGACGTTACAGATACAAGTACTTATAGCGTAGAATTATTACTAGTCAAAGTAGCAACACCTTCTAATAACGAAGTTTTATACGATTTAATCCAAAACAGTGATGCGCTAGTGTCAGTATTGAAAGAAGAAGATGGATTTACCTACTTGCAAGCAGCAGGCAACGAAGCTTCTTTAAATCAATTGCTTGAACAACTATCATCATTAGAAATTGAACAAGTTTCTCGCACAGGAACTGCAGCATTACTATAATTTGAAAATTCAAAATATTAAAAATTAAAAACAACAAAACTTGGAGGAATTTATTATGACAACAGTTTATTATGACGAAACAGTAAAAGAAGATGCTTTAAAAGGTAAAAAAATTGCAGTAGTTGGTTATGGTTCACAAGGCCATGCTCATGCTCAAAACTTAAAAGACAATGGTTATGACGTCGTAATCGGTATTCGCCCAGGTAAATCTTTCGACAAAGCAAAGAAAGACGGCTTTGATGTATATCCAGTTGACGAAGCAGTGAAACAAGCAGACGTAGTAATGGTACTATTACCAGATGAAATTCAAGGCAAAGTATACGAAGAAGAAATCGCTCCTAATTTAGAAGCTGGCAACGCTTTAGCATTTGCTCATGGTTTCAACATTCACTTTGATGTTATCCAACCCCCAGCAGATGTTGATGTATTCTTAGTTGCTCCAAAAGGTCCAGGTCATTTGGTAAGACGTACGTTCACAGAAGGAAGCTCAGTACCTGCCCTATTCGGTGTTGAACAAGATGCAACTGGTAATGCTTTCAACTTAGCATTAAGTTACGCAAAAGGAATCGGTGCTACTAAAGCAGGTGTAATTGAAACAACATTCAAAGAAGAAACAGAAACTGATTTATTCGGTGAACAAGCTGTACTTTGCGGCGGTGTGACACGATTAATCCAAAGCGGATTCGAAACATTAGTTGAAGCGGGATATCAACCAGAATTAGCTTATTTCGAAGTATTACATGAAATGAAATTAATTGTTGATTTAATGTATGAAGGTGGAATGGAAACAATGCGTTATTCTATCTCTAATACAGCAGAATACGGCGACTATGTTTCTGGACCACGAGTTATTACTGACGATGTAAAACAAAATATGAAAGCAGTCTTGGAAGACATCCAAAACGGTAAATTCGCAAACAGCTTCATTGAAGATAATAAAAATGGTTTCAAAGAATTCCATAAACTACGTAAAGAAGCTCAAGATCATCAAATCCAAGAAGTTGGTAAAGAACTACGCGAAATGATGCCTTTCGTAGAAAATAAAACGATTGAAAACTAATTAAAAATTCAGGAGGTTGATTATTATGAGTCATATTCAAGTATTTGATACAACACTAAGAGATGGTGAGCAAACCCCAGGAGTCAGTTTTTCATTTGATGAAAGACTGACAATTGCCAAGCAATTAGAAAAATGGGGAGTAGATGTTATCGAAGCAGGTTTCCCCGCTTCAAGTCAAGGAAGCTTTGATTCTGTCAAAGCAATTTCAGAAACTTTAACAAAAACAGCTGTGATAGGTTTAGCACGTTGTAAAAAAAGTGATATTGATGCAGTATACGAAGCAACTAAAGATGCTAAATATCCTCAGTTACATGTTTTTATCGCATCTAGCGCTATTCACTTAGAACATAAACTTAAAATGACTCAAGAAGAAGTGCTCGAAAGTATTGCAGAAAATGTAAGCTACGGCAAATCTTTATTCGATGTAGTCCAATTTTCACCAGAAGATGCCACACGTACTGACTTAGATTTCTTAGTCAAATGTGTACAAACTGCGGTTGATGCTGGTGCATCGGTTATCAACATCCCTGATACAGTCGGGTACAGCTACCCTGCTGAATTTGGAAATATTTTTAAAGTACTGAATGAAAAAATCAAGTCTGATCATGAAGTTATTTATAGCGCACATTGCCATGACGATTTAGGCCTGGCAGTAGCAAATAGTATGGCTGCAATTGAAAATGGCGCAATGCGTGTGGAAGGCGCTGTTAACGGTATCGGTGAACGCGCTGGTAATACTGCCCTTGAGGAAGTTGCACTGGGTTTATATGTGCGTAAAGATCATTACGGCATCGAAACTAATTTGAAATTAGATGAAACAAAAGCAACATCTGATCTAGTTGCAAGCTTTGCTGGTATTCGCGTTCCTCGAAATAAAGCGGTCGTCGGACAAAATGCATTCAGTCATGAATCTGGAATCCATCAAGATGGTTTCCTTAAACACCCTGAAACTTATGAAATTATGACACCACAGCTTGTAGGTATTCAATCATCTGAATTGCCGCTAGGTAAATTGTCAGGTAAACACGCCTTTGCAGAGAAATTGAAACAATTAGGTTACGATATTTCTCCTGAAAAACAAGTGGAATTATTTAAACAGTTCAAATCAATTGCTGATAAGAAGAAAAATGTTTCAGACCACGATGTACATGCCCTTGTTCAAGGTCACACTCATGAAACAAATGCTGCTTATCAAGTAGAAACTTTGCAACTGCAATTTGTTTCTGAAGGCGTACAAAGTGCTGTAGTTGTATTGAAAGACCATGAAGGCAAAGAGTACCCTTCAGCAGCTATCGGCACAGGTTCAATCGTTGCAGTTTACAATGCTGTTGACCAAATTTTCAAAGCGCCATCTGAATTATTGAATTATCAAATTACGTCAGTAACTGAAGGTTCAGATGCTCAAGCACAAGTAAATGTTGAAATTCGTATCGACGGCCGTACATATTATGGTATCGGTGTCGATCACGATGTGTTGTTAGCATCATGTAAAGCCTATGTAGAAGCTAATTCAAATCATCTAGCTGAGATAGCACGAGAGGACGGCGTTGTTTCATGAGTTATCGCGTAACAGCTTTACCAGGAGATGGTATAGGTCCTGAAATCTTGTCAGGTACTTTAAAGATTTTAGAAAAACTCAGTAAGAAATACAATATTGATTATCAAATTGAAACACATGATTTTGGAGGAGCTGCCATAGATAACTATGGCGAGCCGCTTCCAAAAACCACATTAGAAGCCTGCGAGAAATCTGATGCTATTCTTTTAGGAGCGATTGGCGGTCCGAAATGGGATCAGCATCCTAAACGTCCAGAATCTGGTTTACTTGCACTACGAAAAAATCTGGAACT
Coding sequences:
- the tsaE gene encoding tRNA (adenosine(37)-N6)-threonylcarbamoyltransferase complex ATPase subunit type 1 TsaE; this translates as MIKINTIDQMNRFAGILVAFVEPGDLILLEGNLGAGKTTLSQFIGKHLGVKRTINSPTFNIIKSYKGTNMKFHHMDCYRLEDAEEDLGFDEYFNDRALTVVEWSEFITDFLPEDFLRINIEALDATSRAISIEANGKRYDKMKEEVERELLAAGYIE
- the ilvB gene encoding biosynthetic-type acetolactate synthase large subunit translates to MSNPQMTEHTNDTQSTQAERLNTETAPTKRSGSELLVEALLKEGTEQIFGYPGGAVLPLYDTFYDGKIRHILTRHEQGAVHAAEGYARVSGKPGVVVVTSGPGSTNVITGIADAYSDSLPLVVFTGQVATPGIGKDAFQEADLLSMTTPITKHNFQVKHPDEIPSVVHQAFHIANTGRKGPVVIDFPKDVGILKSEAEVTDELDLPGYHLPDAPEPSDIDYVLAKLKDAKKPVLLVGAGVRHSQSGPQLTEFAERHQIPVVTTLHGLGTIPFENPLFLGMGGMHGSYAANMALSDCDLLINLGSRFDDRLASNPNEFAKHATIVHVDIDPSEIDKIIKTDLGIVADCKLVLESFLQDSNHYTDHEAFVDYCLKNKKDHPFAYTDEEADVFNKPQKAIEYIGELTNGEAIVTTDVGQHQMWAAQFYPFKDHNQFVTSGGLGTMGFGIPSAIGAKLASPDKTVVCFVGDGGFQMTNQEMAILNEYELDIKIVLINNGTLGMVKQWQDKFFNQRFSHSVFNGQPDFQKLSEAYGVKSFLIDDPAQLESELDAAFAYKGPALIEVRISPKEPVLPMVPSGKANHEMEGVL
- the ilvN gene encoding acetolactate synthase small subunit; this translates as MRRTFKTQVLDKSGTLNRLTSTFLRRQFNIVTLSVTPSTQPGISDLTFVAELDEVNHVQSLIRHLEKQVNVLTVQDVTDTSTYSVELLLVKVATPSNNEVLYDLIQNSDALVSVLKEEDGFTYLQAAGNEASLNQLLEQLSSLEIEQVSRTGTAALL
- the ilvC gene encoding ketol-acid reductoisomerase is translated as MTTVYYDETVKEDALKGKKIAVVGYGSQGHAHAQNLKDNGYDVVIGIRPGKSFDKAKKDGFDVYPVDEAVKQADVVMVLLPDEIQGKVYEEEIAPNLEAGNALAFAHGFNIHFDVIQPPADVDVFLVAPKGPGHLVRRTFTEGSSVPALFGVEQDATGNAFNLALSYAKGIGATKAGVIETTFKEETETDLFGEQAVLCGGVTRLIQSGFETLVEAGYQPELAYFEVLHEMKLIVDLMYEGGMETMRYSISNTAEYGDYVSGPRVITDDVKQNMKAVLEDIQNGKFANSFIEDNKNGFKEFHKLRKEAQDHQIQEVGKELREMMPFVENKTIEN
- a CDS encoding 2-isopropylmalate synthase; this translates as MMSHIQVFDTTLRDGEQTPGVSFSFDERLTIAKQLEKWGVDVIEAGFPASSQGSFDSVKAISETLTKTAVIGLARCKKSDIDAVYEATKDAKYPQLHVFIASSAIHLEHKLKMTQEEVLESIAENVSYGKSLFDVVQFSPEDATRTDLDFLVKCVQTAVDAGASVINIPDTVGYSYPAEFGNIFKVLNEKIKSDHEVIYSAHCHDDLGLAVANSMAAIENGAMRVEGAVNGIGERAGNTALEEVALGLYVRKDHYGIETNLKLDETKATSDLVASFAGIRVPRNKAVVGQNAFSHESGIHQDGFLKHPETYEIMTPQLVGIQSSELPLGKLSGKHAFAEKLKQLGYDISPEKQVELFKQFKSIADKKKNVSDHDVHALVQGHTHETNAAYQVETLQLQFVSEGVQSAVVVLKDHEGKEYPSAAIGTGSIVAVYNAVDQIFKAPSELLNYQITSVTEGSDAQAQVNVEIRIDGRTYYGIGVDHDVLLASCKAYVEANSNHLAEIAREDGVVS
- the ilvD gene encoding dihydroxy-acid dehydratase: MRSDQIKKGDQQAPARSLLHATGQIKEPTDMNKPFVAICNSYIDIVPGHVHLRELADIAKEAIREAGAIPFEFNTIGVDDGIAMGHIGMRYSLPSREIIADAAETVINAHWFDGVFYIPNCDKITPGMIMAAVRTNVPAIFCSGGPMKAGLSTQGKALTLSSMFEAVGAFKGGSMTQEEFLDMEQNACPTCGSCAGMFTANSMNCLMEVLGLALPYNGTALAVSDQRREMIRQAAFQLVDNIKNDLKPRDIVTREALDDAFALDMAMGGSTNTVLHTLAIANEAGVDYDLQRINEIAKRTPYLSKIAPSSSYSMHDVHEAGGVPAIINELMKKEGTLHPDRITATGKTLRENNEGKEIKNEDVIHPLDNPYDKEGGLSILYGNLAPKGAVIKVGGVDPEIKVFKGKAICFDSHDEAVEAIDNHTVKEGHVVVIRYEGPKGGPGMPEMLAPTSSIVGRGLGKDVALITDGRFSGATRGIAVGHVSPEAASGGPIGLIHDGDDITIDLTNRTLDVEVSDEVLEQRKAERKPFKAKVKTGYLARYTALVTSANTGGVMKVPEYLIEE
- the tsaB gene encoding tRNA (adenosine(37)-N6)-threonylcarbamoyltransferase complex dimerization subunit type 1 TsaB, which produces MNYLLLDTSNKPMSLAVMQDDNVLVEHTTNLKRNHSIQLMPAIQSILQEAGIDKRELDAIVAAKGPGSYTGLRIGVTTAKTLAYALQTKLYGVSSLEALAATLPDLQAGLWIVPVIDARREAVYTGVYYYRNGQLETVLEDQYMTIADLNSYLIESKKDYIFAGNDLEKIKPLLEGKLVETLPQASKMKALIHEPENIHTFHPDYLKLSEAERNWLNNQKS